From a single Pararge aegeria chromosome 16, ilParAegt1.1, whole genome shotgun sequence genomic region:
- the LOC120630347 gene encoding prolactin-releasing peptide receptor-like yields the protein MQNAWPTNETSLYNDIITAFENTSTDDNVTLPDPIEDKAIQAAFCTAYTIIFVVGIFGNALVCYAVIRNRAMQTVTNLFITNLALSDILLCVFAVPFTPLYTFLGRWVFGGLLCHIMPYAQGCSVYISTLTLTSIAIDRFFVIIYPFKPRMKIKTCIGLIIFIWVFALFVTFPYGYYMTLQDVYCAEKWPSDQFRKAFGAVTTIMQFVFPFIVMAFCYTCVSIKLNDRLKSRPGSKNSKKEDAERERKRRTNRMLIAMVAIFGLSWLPLNLINISSDFYSLAEDWRYYMVLFFIAHFIAMSSTCYNPFLYAWLNENFRKEFKQILPCLGAFVAKKSKRNFNQSERTGMYRSEKTCNGNDTIQESLLTSVTKPTVKYNIEYNDKLKVYEDDVENVSPDEKPEDNPSPNEQDCVKMYMFVDKSVVSSDKEPIVSAL from the coding sequence ATGCAGAACGCATGGCCAACAAACGAAACCTCTTTGTATAACGACATCATTACTGCGTTCGAGAATACTTCAACAGATGACAATGTTACATTGCCGGATCCGATTGAAGATAAAGCGATTCAAGCTGCTTTCTGCACGGCGTACACAATTATTTTCGTAGTAGGCATCTTCGGTAATGCTCTTGTTTGCTATGCGGTAATCAGAAATCGAGCCATGCAAACTGTCACTAATCTGTTTATCACGAACTTGGCCTTGTCCGATATATTGTTATGTGTATTTGCAGTCCCATTTACTCCTCTTTACACGTTCTTAGGCAGATGGGTATTTGGGGGCTTACTCTGTCATATCATGCCCTATGCTCAAGGCTGCAGCGTCTACATTTCCACTTTAACCCTCACTTCAATTGCCATCGATAGGTTCTTTGTTATAATATACCCATTCAAACCCCGGATGAAAATTAAAACTTGTATTGgtcttattattttcatttgggTATTCGCTTTGTTTGTAACATTTCCTTACGGATATTATATGACCCTACAGGACGTCTATTGTGCTGAAAAATGGCCGTCAGATCAATTCCGAAAAGCCTTCGGGGCTGTGACAACGATCATGCAGTTTGTGTTCCCGTTCATAGTGATGGCATTTTGTTACACTTGtgttagtataaaattaaatgatcgGCTTAAATCTAGACCCGGCAGTAAGAACAGTAAAAAAGAAGATGCAGaaagagaaagaaaaagaagaacaaATAGAATGCTTATAGCAATGGTAGCGATATTTGGCCTTTCATGGTTGCCATTGAATTTGATAAACATAAGTAGTGACTTTTATTCCTTAGCTGAAGATTGGAGGTActatatggttttatttttcattgcaCACTTTATAGCAATGTCATCAACTTGTTATAATCCATTCCTGTATGCATGGCTCAACGAAAATTTCCGCAAAGAGTTTAAGCAGATTCTCCCGTGTTTAGGGGCATTTGTTGCCAAGAAGTCAAAAAGAAACTTTAACCAGTCTGAGAGAACAGGAATGTACCGTTCAGAAAAGACGTGCAATGGAAATGATACGATCCAAGAGTCTCTTTTAACATCTGTAACTAAGCCCACTGTTAAgtataatatagaatataatgATAAGTTAAAGGTTTATGAAGACGATGTCGAAAACGTAAGTCCAGATGAGAAGCCAGAGGACAATCCCAGTCCAAATGAACAAGACTGCGTTAAAATGTATATGTTTGTAGATAAATCTGTGGTTTCATCGGATAAGGAGCCAATCGTATCAGCACTTTAA